The Lathyrus oleraceus cultivar Zhongwan6 chromosome 5, CAAS_Psat_ZW6_1.0, whole genome shotgun sequence genome includes the window ATGGTCTAATTGCCATCATACAAGGAATGGCTGAAAGGATAGGTAAAGGATCTTTGAGTTCAACACATTCTGTTGAGAATCTTGAAGAATACACTCCATTCTGGCTTGAAAATTATGAAAACTTCACTGTGCCAACAAACCTTCCTATTGTCAATGAAGTCTTAAATAGCCTGAGAGCTACGCGGATACCACACACGTGTCCGCTTGCCAGGATAAGACCTCTTGTTGGAAGATATGTGCCGCCTGAAGTTGTTGATGTTCGGGTGCCACTTTTGCATTTGTTAAATTTCCAAATTAATGATTGGCCTGATCTTTCAGCAAAAAGCTTTGCAATCATGGTTCTCATTCTCCCTACTGATAGTGCTAGAAAGTGGCGAGATCATGAGTTGGAGCTTATCGATGTTGTTGCAGATCAGGCAGCAGTTGCCCTTTCACATGCTGCTATTATGGAGGAGTCTATGCGAGCCCGTGATCAACTCGTGGAACAGAATGTTGCTTTAGATTTAGCTCGGCGAGAAGCTGAAATGGAAATTCATGCTCGCAATGATTTCCTTGCAGTCATGAATCATGAAATGAGGACACCAATGCATGCAATTATAGCATTGTCATCACTTCTTTTAGAGACGAAACTGACTCCAGAGCAGAGGGTTATGATAGAAACTGTATTGAAGAGTAGTAATGTTTTGGCAGCACTTATCAACGATGTTTTAGATCTATCCCGACTGGAAGACGACAACCTTGAATTAGAAATGGGGAAAATCAACCTTCACGGTGTCTTAGAAGAGGTCATTGAACTGATAAAGCCTATTGCATATGTAAAAAAATTACCTATTACTTTAATTCTGGCCCCTGATCTACCTGATAATGCCATTGGTGATGAAAAACGGCTTATGCAAACACTTTTAAATGTTGTGGGTATTGCTGTCAAATATACTAAGGAAGGCTATGTTTCTATCAGAGCTTCTATTGCAAAACCAGAATCCTTGCAAGATTGGCGACCGCCTGAGTTCTATCCAGCATCAAGTGATGGTCATTTCTATATACGAGTCCAGGTTAAGGATTCTGGATGTGGCATTCTCCCACAAGATATTCCGTATCTCTTCACGAAGTTTACTCGATCTCAGAGTGGAGCGGGTCGATCCAGCAGTGGCTCAGGTCTTGGGCTAGCCATTTGCAAAAGATTTGTAAATCTCATGGGTGGTCACATTTGGATGGAAAGCGGAGGACCTGATAAAGGAAGCACAACTACATTTGTAGTCAAACTTGGGATTTGTGGCAATCCAGATTCATCTGATCATCAAGCTACAACCAGAGGTCAGATATAGTGATGTTCGAAGGTAGTTTGGATCTCATAATGGTGGTCTTGAAACACAGATGGCAAGTGCTATCACGCGACTGTCATTGCAGCAAAACAACCGTAGCCCTGCAAAGATCAAACCAAATCCACGTCGAAGCTCCTACGACACAAACACACAAAAATCAGTCCAGTTCCAAAAAAAAAGGGAAAACACATATTCAAGTTAGTTACAGTGGTGAATTGTTTCTTACCGACAGTAAAATTTTCTTGGAGATGAAGAGAATTGAGGGAGGGACCACTAGCTTAAGTGAAGACAAAACCTCCAGCATCCTCCGTACGAGATCCTCCACTGCACATCAGAGGAAAGAGATTAGTAGCATATATAAGAAGGACCACTATTCACAAAAAGGGGAGGATAGGAACGACCACTGTTCAAAAAGAGAAAACCCTAAAAATATCAATACGAAAAAGAGCCAAAAATCTCTAGAAGTTGATTTCGCCGGCAAGGAGGCGGAGGCAAGGAATCCTAACGAAAAAGAAGAAGAGAGGCGAAGAACAGATTTGGAAGGGTTACCTGTCTAATAACTGGTCAATCTCGCCGCAACCGGTTAGTTTCCTTTTCGAGTTTCTGTGTCCATTTCTCCGTTTTAGCTTCCTTGAAGCTTCCATTTGTGTGGTTATCTTGTTGTAAATTTTTGATGTTCAAAATGGGAAGAAAAAAAGATCTCTGTGCGTTAAGATGAATTTGTTTAAGTTCTGCTGCTGTTTTCAACCTTGTGTTTTCTTTAAAAAGCTTGGTGCGTTTTTATGTTATGTATTAGCGTTTGAAACCATATGACAAGGATGCCTattgatccgctgtcgcacgcggatcaaaacgagtagtttttcaaaaatgtagtttaacgacaaattgactcaaatatcgttctcaaggattcttgtttaaTTAATCTACCGATAGAACAAAAAAAGGGGGGAGTTTGGTTGGTTTAGATTCGAAAAGGTGAATTttaaaagtgattataaaataagctgacacgaaccaacctactgcatcatcttccgacttctgaacaaaagttgtagatctttttcttagctttccatcgactggtagcacgtctcaatccgatactcctagctcaagatatgatttttctcgcgaaggctgctaatgctgaaaattaaataagtgcaaaaataaaataaattatgaaaacacattaaaacataaaaataatcaaatcaaatcgaagaaatgcttaagtacaaacatggaagaacgtgcatcaaaatgcactgatcaaattcccccacacttgaacttttgcactctgagcaaaatgaaaaacaaaacaaaacacagacacatcaacgtttactcattctaggctacaagtcatcttcagttaagtttgcttcgataggtactaatcttgcacactaaggacattgtaagaacactaatccacagttatgcagacataaacctcctgaatacacaaatcaactcgaatcatgttattatattaaaacctaacttactcatccttctttggctctttttcattcaggcgcaatcacattaagcaCGTTATCTCCACACACTTATAGCAAggtgaccggttagtgactctgatccttttctgcacggggttctggtacttaagtggcataacccttttcttactcaattgtagttgcgggggatcggaccgtaatccgccctaccaagttcagcaccagaaaccgctgaaccaactacaaaagagtcttatttccatcttttttttgaaggttccacaaccgttgggttaagtgaccgggtgagggtcaccaaacttagaaggttcattcctttattttttttctctttttttcggaacactcacttatattcatcggcttccctgcgtagagtgtgcgtgagatggtgctgactgctgaaataaactacttaagagctgtcagaggatgagaatgtaaggctaaaacataataaaaattcaactcaatttccatatgcaggagacttacggtgttaaaacaataccgatcttgtgaattttttccaagtctccgcaaactaatctcaaattagtcagtctatagcctaaaactttcaagaagatgcattttttttattttaaatttgaaccaaaaacagagaaaaataaaacaaagaaaacaaacaaataaatgattccctcccccacacttaaaacatacattgtcctcaatgaaagagcataaatataaaataagagtgagagaaaggaaagaacacacccgaggagtcaaggcagataagtgattgcataagtagcctttcccaaagagatctcttctacagtctcttcttccaaagtcgggttctcatggagtagctttggggagtgtccattgaccttgaaattttgattaatGCATTTGtcttgtattccaggatcaaagaagtatcttcgataagtaaaagtgttgaatggacacatgaaagtgatctccttttttACAACATCAAGAGTTAAAGGATTATGgggctgcctcactacttttgtttcatctttaagtgagatcctatgcatacatatagatgagctaatatcacgagtgccagccaaggtccatccaattcccttcttatatttctgattaagttgaagctttgatgaataatatgaatcctcgggaagtggtttaggctctaaagaatgtggttgttcaatgcatggtatgtttggggcagctggaatgtcaagagcttcatCCAAATAAACAACTTCGTTTATACTATCAccctgcaaggcagcatcaatctcagcacaaacaacataaaggttagtgttagtacaatcatcacatgaataaacatcatcaaactcagatagagatggaaaatcaagtgaaaataaTTTAGAAAAGGTGTCATCAACCAACTCAGAGATCAATTCAATATGAAAAATAGAATTCTCCTCCAAgggatgtttcatggcatcgaaaatgttaaattttgcgatAATGTCACCAAATTCgatggacatggttccatcgctgacatcaatttttgtttttgccattttcatgaacggtctgcctaaaatgatgggcgatctgcttgaatttgtttctccattcatgtccagaatgtagaaatctgcaggaaaaatcaagtcattaacttgaacaagcACATCTTCCACTACTCCAATGAGGCGAGCATTACTTCTGTTCGCTAGTTGAATGATTAAACCTGTATGCTGTAAAGGACCAAGATCAAGGTTATTATAAACAaaagtaggcataacattaatgcctgctcccaaatcaagcatgcaattgTCGAATTTACTATCTCCAATGGTACATGGAATATAAAAAGTTCCTGGATCCTTGCACTTTTTGGGTATGGCCTGATTGAGGGATGAAATAGTAGCTTTTTCAGGTGAATGTTTAGGCTGGATAAGGGCTGAAATGTTTCGTCCCAAATTTACTCTCTCATTACCCTTCAACCTTTTCTTACTTGTGCACAAGTCTTTTAGAAATTTTGCATACTTTGGAACCTGCTTAATAACATCAAGTAGCGGAATGTTTACCGCAACCTTTCGGAAAACATCCAGTATCTCTCTTTCTttgtctccctcctcaattcttttatttttcagaactctatgtgggaaggggactggtggcccatactccttttctttaatttttttcAGTTTCGATCATAAcagaagaaggagaagaaagtTCAGCTGGGTGAGGCTCAGAAGGAGAAAGTTCAGAAATTACCtcaatgatttttttatttttttcaggggCTGGTTCTGTAACTTTTCCGGATCTCAAAGAAATTACGCTCACATTAGCATTAGGACCATTCGGATTAACAACTATTTGGGCTGGAAGTTGGTTCGAACCTTGagcttgcatgttatttatttgagtagcaagcTGTCCCATCTGTgtgttcaaggtctgaatgctAGCATCGGTCCTTTGTTGGAACTGGAGGTTGTTCACGGCCATTTGCTTAACAAGATCCTCCAAGGATGGTCCGGAAGGTGCAGGGGCAGCCACTTAAGGTGAGTTCTGTTGTTGGCTGGTTTGcgggtttccatatcgaaggttgggatggttcctccaattgggatggtatttgttggtGGACGGGTCAGGAGTGTTGTTGTACCTGTTTTGATTGTAAAGGTTGGCTGCATAAGCTTGTGGCAGCTCAGTAATGGACTCGTCTCTCAAAATAGGACAAGTATCGCTCGGGTGCTCAGGAGAAGTACAAATGCCACACAAAGTTGCTGTTTGAGGTTTTGCCACTGCCAGCTATTTGACTAAGGCAGTGAGTTCGTAAATTCTGGTCTCtaaagctttgttggaagaaactTGAATTTGACTCACGCCTTTGCTTTTCACAGAATTGTCTCTAGTGGTGAACTGTTGAGAATTAAGAGACATATTGTCAATAAGGGTTTTGGCAGCAGCTGGAGTTTTATCGACTAatgctccaccactagcagcatcaagaatgttaCTGTCCATCGGTAACAACCCATCATAAAAGTATTGGATGAGGAGTTGCTCAGTGATCTGGTGTTGAGGGCAGCTAGATACCAAgtgcttgaatctctcccaatactcggCCAGCGACTCATTGCCTTGTCTAATACCACAAATCTTCTTTCTTATTGAGGCAGCTCTGGAGGCAGGAAAATATCTTTCCAAGAACACTTTTTCCAGGGCTGTCCAACTTGCAATTGAGTTTGGCTCGAGATAATAAATCCAATCCTTTGCTGCAccctgcaatgaaaaaggaaaagctcgaagtttgATGTGATCTTCGGTGATCCCTTCAGGCTTCAATGGTGTAGAACACACCACCTGGAACTCTTTCAAATGCTTGTGTGGATCttcacctgcaagaccactaaactttggcaacaagtgtattaaacccgattttaattcaaaaggTACATCAtcaggatattcaatacacatgccattgtaattcacatcagggacaactaactgccttaaagttctttggtcagccatagtcaaaaacaaacacaatgaaggaaaacgattaaaataaatttagaaaaataaactaacaccgaaattaatctaatgacgtcaattaaaatttttcagaattttttcggaattttctaaaactatcaaaacagaaaaaaaatcataaaatataGAAAAATAAGGAATATTAGGTTTTTAGGATGACTTCCATTATTTAGTCCCTAAATAGAAgcttttgatccttgattttttcctagttAATCGACAAATAATCGGAATAATTTGAAacaattttcttaaaaaaaacaGATTTTTTTATCCTAAAACGCAAAAACACCAAAACACAAGAAAATTAGGGTAAAAAAATATATGTTAAAACacaacacctatgactataataatagttaaactataataatggttaaaatctacaagaatccccggcaacgacgccaatttgatccgctgtcgcacgcggatcaaaacgagtagtttttcaaaaatgtagtttaacgacaaattgactcaaatatcgttctcaaggattcttgtttaaTTAATCTACCGATAGAACAAAAAAAAGGGGGGGGGGTTGGTTGGTTTAGATTCGAAAAGGTGATTTttaaaagtgattataaaataagctgacacgaaccaacctactgcatcatcttccgacttctgaataaaagttgtagatctttttcttagctttccatcgactggtagcacgtctcaatccgatactcctagctcaagatatgatttttctcgcgaaagctgctaatgctgaaaattaaatacgaaaattaaataagtgcaaaaataaaataaattatgaaaacacattaaaacataaaaagaatcaaagcaaaccgaagaaatgcttaagtacaaacatggaagaacgtgcatcaaaatgcattGGTCACCTATCCGACGGAGTTGGTAAAATGATGGTTTGGTAAGCTTTTAGTCCTGGGTTCGACACCCTGTGCTGCACTttggttttatttatttttactttaTTCAATTTTTATTCACTATGTATATTAATAAGCACTTATAAATTATAGGATCATTAGTTTAATCTTTGACTAATTTAGactttattttattattaatcATTTTTGTTCtatttttattcttattttttgACTTTTGCTTTTATTCTTTCGCCGTTATTTTTATTTTAGTGTTAGGCGTTGATTTTAACTTATGGATTCAATAATTCCCGTGTTGTTATTTCGTGATTATTTATCGATAGATTGATGGTATTTCGCCGCGTTTCgattaatcgcatatgacatttcGATTGTTGTCAACATGTGCAAACCGACTTTGAGCACATTACGTAGGATTTTGTTTATTTCTCAATTTTCATTTCCCTTGCACGTCTTTgcgttatgtgactttgattcgcatcctcgcatTCCGATTTTTAATCCGTGCACGTCCCGATTTTatttctttcaatttaatttttgaatgtgttgtaaatataatttatgtttgatattttcttcacatggcttactcttgggccttcttacaatgagacagttctcttgcacttacactcatacatcacattgtttgttgtttgggtccgatttaattatttcattactttgaatccccattcgacaaaatgtaccccactcccaTGGCATGTAATAACTTTAtcgctttttatttctttgttattgcttgactgtttagttagctactaacacaagaataaaatcaaccatttccaaaagataaaaaataagtctcaatccaacgtcgagtattttctcaataaacaaatcaatccatttcttcttcccattctattccatttctttcaaaacttcatcaaatgcttgatccaacgtcaagccatttttcataatcaaaaataaaaaaaaagtattaattcatatttaagaccttttcaataaagatggaaatggaacgtggtggataccgcgcactcctgagactagggttcgagatggatgtctcgcctatcctagctctcgccatcatccaaacTTATCTATTCtgtttctctcaaacactcattcaaatttctcttaaacttccatcaatgcttgatccaatgtcaagtcattttcacaacaaaactcaaaaaatacttaattcctatctaaacacgttttttaataaagatggaagtggaacatggtggataccgtgcactcctgagattaagattcgaggtggatgcctcgcctatcttaactctcgccatAATTTAAAATTGTTAATGCGATTTCTctaaaccctttctcaatcaaacctcaaaacacttaattcttattaaacatttttgcaaataagatggaaataGAACGTGGTGGATAGCACccactcctgagactaggattcgagatggatatctcgcccatccaagttctcgccattactcaaaacactttaaaccaatcaatttctttcCTCGCCGCCGCGCGATTGACTCTTAAACCTTTTCTCAcacgaaaggtactttgtttcaaaacaatgcaaagcaatgtttctccacctgttttgggtagtccaacaatgttttcgtcgatttgacacaaagtagctttcgctaaaatcgatcaacaaacaaacatttttctacccagaactacgtaagccttgatttctctgttaagatacgtaggagcaggatttgtaaatcttgtcaggctcactaataaaaaacttaggtttagtctttcgtcaaaaatccaaaaacattctcctctcttctattctttctttcccacctaataacttgaaaagcctaacatttcaactaacactgACGCACACAAttgacctaatggttcccgttgagtacaacggacgtgaggggtgctaataccttccccttgcgtaatcgactctcgaaccctgatttggttgcgacgaccaatatcattgtcattttgtcttgggttttatcgatatttcccctttccgttttaggaataaataaagttcggtggcaaaTCTGTTCAGTCCGTCATTGCGAGCatgcgattgcgcttcgcttaagtCGTGTCTCTCATTTTCCCGAGGTACGACAATTGGACCTCTTGGGTGAGACTTCTATCAAGCCCTCAAATAAGGCTTGTGACTAAGTCCCTTAGGCCAGGCTTTGATCGCGCCTTTTAGGCGAAATTTCTAGTCTGATCTCACCCAAGGAAACATTAAGTCTCTCATGTGAGACATTGATTAGCATGGGGGAATCTAAGTCCCTTAGGCAAAGTTATATGTAACTGGTTAGATGAAACTATAAGTCTCTTAGGCGAGGCGTTGGAACTCTCGAGTGAGACTTCTATCAATCCCTTAGACAATACTTAAGACTAAGTCTCTTAGGCTAAATCTCAGATGTGCATTTTAAGTCCCTCAGGAGAGAGTTTGATTAGCATGGGGAATCCAATAATCTCAGGTGAAGTTATATGTATTCTGGATGATGAGACTATAAGTCCCTTAAGTTAGGCGATGTACCTTTCTAGCGAGGCTTCTATCAATACCTCATACGAGACTAAGTCTCTTAGGCAAGACTTCGATTGCGCCTTTTAGGCGTGATATCTATATCTGATCCCGAACGAGGAAACACTAAGTCCCTCAGACGAGAGTTTAGTTTTCCTTGGGATTCTAAGTTCCTCAAGCAAAGTTATATGTAGCCCGAGTGATATGACTATAAGTCCCTCAGGCGAGGCGATGGATCTTTCAGGTGAGACTTTTACCAAGCCCTTAGATAAGACTAAGTCTCTTAGGCCATACATTGGTCTCGCCTCTTAGGTGTAATATCTATGTCTGCTCCCACCCAAAGAAATACTAAGTATCTCAGGAGAGAGTTTATAGCATGAGGAATCTAAGTCCCTCAGGTGAAGTTATATATAACCAGGCTGATGACACTATAAGTCCCTCAAGCGAGGCAGTGATAATTCATGGCCAAGGATCTTAAATAGTGAAGTCCAATAAGTGTTGCCTCGAAGGTAAGAAATGGCCTTCATCAGTGAATTCCAACAAGTATTTCCTCAAAGGGTGGCAATGGTCTTCATTCATGAGGCCCGACAAATATTGCCTCAAAGGGCGGAAAAGATCTTCGTTCATAAAGCTTAGCAAGTATTGTACGAAAGGGAAGCAAGGGTCTTCGTTAATGAAGTCCAAAAAGTATTGCCTCAAAGAGCGACAAAGGTCTTCATTCATGAAGCCCAACAAGTATTGCCTCAAATGGTGGCAATGGTCTTCGTTCATGAAGCCCATCATAGAAGTTACTAAGATAAATGTCCATGTTGGTAAAAATGCACAATAAATCGCTCACATGTGCATAATCACGGTGTCTATTAGGATATTAAAAGCAATGAAATTAACAAACTATTTAAATGTAATAATATTTTAGAATGAGAGCGGTCCAGGTTCTGGGCAAGAGGGGCCCTTCTAACTCCTGCAACTTGTACGCCCTATGAGGTAGCTTCTAGAATATGTGATATGGTCTCTCCTAGTTGGGCTGAAGCTTTTCCTCCTGCGCGGGTGGAACCACTTAGTTTAGTAGATGGTCGCCCTCTTACATCTCACTTTGCCTGACTTTGGAGTTATACCTTAGGATAACTCTTCGCTTGGCTGAGAATTCTCGAACATGGGTGACTTCTCTCAATTCAGCGATCATGTCCGTTGCATATTCCAATACAATCTTGTTTGCTTCTTAACTAAACTGTGATTATCACCATGAGGGCATGTAAATCTCTACGGGAAACATGGCGTCCGCTCCACACAC containing:
- the LOC127080944 gene encoding probable ethylene response sensor 1; protein product: MYANFDCDTTCSNIFEDIANLLSKSAFPVNSPLSSLNILALDGLIAIIQGMAERIGKGSLSSTHSVENLEEYTPFWLENYENFTVPTNLPIVNEVLNSLRATRIPHTCPLARIRPLVGRYVPPEVVDVRVPLLHLLNFQINDWPDLSAKSFAIMVLILPTDSARKWRDHELELIDVVADQAAVALSHAAIMEESMRARDQLVEQNVALDLARREAEMEIHARNDFLAVMNHEMRTPMHAIIALSSLLLETKLTPEQRVMIETVLKSSNVLAALINDVLDLSRLEDDNLELEMGKINLHGVLEEVIELIKPIAYVKKLPITLILAPDLPDNAIGDEKRLMQTLLNVVGIAVKYTKEGYVSIRASIAKPESLQDWRPPEFYPASSDGHFYIRVQVKDSGCGILPQDIPYLFTKFTRSQSGAGRSSSGSGLGLAICKRFVNLMGGHIWMESGGPDKGSTTTFVVKLGICGNPDSSDHQATTRGQI